CAGGTTCTCTAAGACGTTGCGCCATACCCAAGGCTACATGCGCAGCGCAGCGTTCATCTACTATGCTGTAACACTTGAAAAATGGATTATGGTTTAAGCCAAGCGTGAGCGGTGCATTTCTAGAACCGGGAGAGATAACAATATGTCTGACAGAAAACTTTTCTAGACCTAAAACTACTTGTTGTGCGTGAAGTATACTGCTGTGCATATTGACAAAAATAGTGAGCAATGCTATTATGGCCGGTGAATTAACAGCAACTTATCAAGACCGACAAAGGGACACTAAACATCGGTTAAACACACTATTATAATTAGATTTCAGGTATTAAGCGATAAATTCATAAAAAAATGGTGTAATCGTTTTGAATTGAATATTTCTTACGATATTTAGGCAACCAATTAATAAAAGCACATGATTCTAATAAAATACCTCGTTTACTACTCGTTTATAGTTCTGTATGAAACAGGTATCTTTATAACTAGAACATTATCAAAAATTTACGCTTTTTTCACCAGACTCAATACTATTAAACCTGCCACATCCAATCAAAAACCCGTTCTGCGCACAACATTACTAAGAACTGCTTTTAGAAGTATTCTATAGGTAGCGACGCTTCATATTGTTAGATTATAATACGCGCATCATCGCTTTCATTTTGTTTTCCGTTTCTAGAAATTCAAGCTCTGGATCGCTTTGTAAGGTTATACCTCCACCTGCATAAATGGTCGCTATATTCTCCTTAAGCCGCATACATCTTAAATTGACATAATAATCGCTCTCTTTAGGAGATATAATTCCAAAGTAGCCCGTGTAAAATGCTCTATCATAATTCTCATGTTCCAGGATAAGATCTAGAGCAACATCTTTAGGCAGCCCACATACCGCTGGCGTGGGATGCAAATCGCTCAAAATTGAGCTAATTTGATCTTGTTTTGCAGCTGCAGAAATCTCAGTTTTTAAGTGGATCAAATCTCCAGATCTGATCGTTTTGGGGCCATCGGTTTGAACGTTTTCAGTCCCGTGATATTTTAAAATTGAGACGATGGAATCAGTTACGATTTGTTGTTCATGGCGTTCTTTTTCTCCCCAAACGTGATCCTTTTTTGCATTAAAAAGAGCCGTGCCAGCCAAAGACACAGTATTTAATATATTTCCCGAATAAGACAACAACACCTCAGGAGTAGATCCGCACCAAGTACCTACTTTGGGATGGTGAAAAAAGTAGGTATGATTGTCAGGATATGCTTTAAAAAGTCGGTCGGCAATTTGCGGGTATGATAATGTTGTTTGAATATCTCGCTTTCGCGAAAGCACCACCTTTTCCAACTTACCAGAGGCGATAGCCGCAACACCTTTTTTCACAAGATTCATGTGATTCAAACGGTCGGCCAGTGTTGTCTCACCGAAGAAATCTGATTTGAATTCATCAATAGAAGCGTGAAAATCAATAGTAAACTCATCATAAACTTCACCATAAATAAAATACTGGTTATCATTATTTTTAAATTTTGAAAAACAGCAACAAGTCAAAGTGTCATGTTGTCTTTTATGAAGTTTTAGGTTCTTCTGTTGAAGTATTTGAACAGTTGTGGACCCTCCTTTTCTAAAAACAAAAAAAGGCAGGTCAGCATCAAGCAATTTTTGGATTCGTTCTTGGATATTTTTGAAATGCATAACGAGATCTAAGTGGGGAATCTACGGTTAATTTTGCGGAGATAAAAGCCTCTATTCCTACTTTGATTTAACTGAATTTTTCTCTAGACAAATGGTCGTGAGCTTACAAATAGAAACTAGTCGATCTTTCCCGTCTTTAATTTTGATCTCCCATAGCTGAGTAGTTCTCCCTTTGTGTAAAAATCGGGCGGTGGCGTACACAAAACCATCCTTTACGGAACGCGTGTGATTGGCACTAATCTCTAATCCACGAACTATGAATTTCTCTGTATCGAGAAAGATATAGCTCGCGGCGCTGCCTACAGATTCCGCGAGCGCGACACTTGCTCCGCCGTGTAAAACACCATCGGGTTGATGGACTTTGGGAGTGACGGGCATCCTGGCGGTGAGGTAGTCCTCCCCTACATCGACATACTCAATATCGAGGGTTTCCATAAGTGTATTCTTACTTATCTGATTGCAGGTGTCGAGAATAGTTTTAGAGTCCATATCTTTACTTCTTTTAATTGTAAAGGTCGGCAAGAATGGTTAGAACCGTCAGTTATTCTCATACAAATTCGTACGAAACAGTCAATGAATTGACAGAAAATACTAAGAACATCTGGCTGTGTTTTCACGGGTTGGGTTACCTCGCGACTTATTTTAAGAAGTATTTCCAGAGTTTGAGTACAGACGAGAATTATGTTATCGTTCCTCAAGCGCCTTCAAAATTTTATCAAGGTAAGGATTTTAAACATGTGGGAGCCAGCTGGCTCACACGCGTAGATACTCAGCAAGAAATGAAAAACAATCTCAACTATATAAATGCCGTGCTTGAAGCTGAGAAGATCCAAGGCGATCAACGTCTTATTCTTTTCGGTTACTCTCAGGGCGTTTCCATTGCTACCCGATTCCTGAAAAACTATAATGACCCTATCAAGGCACTAGTTTTACATAGCGGTGGTGTTCCTAAAGAACTGACTGCGCAAGATGGAGATCATTTTAAATCGCTATGCTACAACTTCTACCACATCATGGGAACTAAAGACGAATATGCGACTCCAGAACGCCGTAGAGAAGAACTGCCTCGATTAAAAATGCTTTTTGGTACGGATTGTGAAATGCTAGAACCAGAAATCAAACACATTGTACACGTGCCCACTCTAGAAAAAATTGCTATGCAACTAAGCTCATGAAAATAGTATTTGCCACCCACAACCGTAATAAGCTGGAAGAAATTCAGCAACTGGTTCCAGATAATATCAAACTTGTCAGTCTGGATGATTTAGGCCTAGACGAGGAAATACCAGAAACGGCCGATACCATCGCCGGAAACGCCATCCAAAAAGTGGAGTTTTTGAAATTGCGAACAGACCTACCCATTTTTGCTGATGATACCGGTTTGCTGGTAAACGCGCTGGATGGTGAGCCAGGAGTTCACACCGCTCGATATGCTGGTGAGAACAAAGATAGCAATGACAACATGAGGTTGTTATTGAACAATCTAGAGCCTTTTAACGATCGCAGTGCGAGATTTGTTACCGCCATAGCTCTAGAAATAGACGGTTGTCAAAACCTCTTTGAGGGGGTTTGTGAGGGCACGATTGTCAACAAACAACAGGGAACCATGGGATTTGGTTACGATCCTATTTTTCAGCCTGAGGGTTATGACATCACTTTTGCAGAAATGAGTATGCAGGAGAAAAGTAAAATAAGTCACCGCGCCAAGGCGTTTAAAAAACTCGTTGCTTATTTGAGCGAGGAAGTTAATAAGTCTTAACAGAATTATTATTACCCGTCCACGCGACGTATTTTAGCAGCATCAATGAAATACTACTTTATTCTTTTATTGACTTGTCTCTTATCAAGTCAGCTTGCATTCTCTCAAGAGCCTGAAAATAACGGTACTGAAAAGTCCATGGTTAGAGGTCAAGTCCTCAATGCTAAAGACAATCAAGAGCTTGATAACGTGAATATCGTAAACCTGAACCAAGTAAAAGGAACGATCACCACACCCGACGGCAGGTTTGAAATACCCGCAAAAGTGAATGACACACTTTTCTTCTCTTATTTAGGTTTTGAAACAATTAACGTACGCGTGACTGAAGACTGGCTTAAATATGGTGACGTTACGATCTCCATGACCGAGAAAGGAATCGCCCTTGAAGAAGTGGTTGTCAAAGAATCTACTTTAACCGGATATCTTGAAATAGACGCTAAGCGCGCCCCTATCTACAACACGCGTCGCTACAGCATCAATGGACTGAATACAGCCTATGAAGCAGGAGACCAAGAACCAGGAGCGGTTACTAAGGTCTTCAACTCTATTTTTAATCCAGCCGATTTCCTTTATGGCGTATTCAGTAGAAAAGGAAGTGAAATGCGCAAACTGCGTCAGATTAAAAAGGAAGATGAAATCCGAAACTTGCTTCAAAGTAAATTTGATCGAGAAACACTCGTGAGTTTATTGGGAATGGAAAAGGCAAGCATCGATCGTATTTTAACCAACTGCCAGTATTCTAAAAAGTTTATTGAAGAAGCAAACGATCTTCAAATCCTCGATGCCATGAGTGAATGTTACGAGGAGTACAAAGTTCTAAAAAAGTAAATCAATGAAATATCTAGTTCTAGCCAGTTTGGTTTTGAGCCTCGCCACATCTTGTGGTTCCAAAAAAGAAAATGCCAAAAAAAACATCGCAGACGCACCGGTCTCCAGTTATGCAGAATCCATAACGGTAGATGAGTTGAAGGAACAACTTTATTACTACGCTAGTGATGAAATGGAAGGTCGCTATACTGGTGAACCTGGTCAAAAAAGAGCGGTTGAGTATCTAAAGTCCCAATATGAGAAAATGGGAGTTTCTGGTGGTATGACCGATGGAAGCTATTTCCAGACCATTCCGGAATCCTACTTCAAGCGAATTGAAAACGATTCTGAAAATGTGCTTGCCTTCATTAAAGGAACTGAAATGCCTGAAGAAGTTTTGGTACTTTCTGCGCACCTGGATCACGTGGGTATGGAAGACGGACAAGTCTTCAATGGAGCAGATGATGATGGTAGCGGAACTATCGCTCTACTCGAAATCGCAGAAGCTTTCAAAAAAGCGAAAGACGAAGGTTACGGCCCAAAACGAAGCATACTATTCCTTCACGTAACTGCTGAGGAAATAGGACTGCACGGTAGCCGTTATTATTCTGAAAATCCGGTATATCCATTAGAAAATACGATCGCCAACCTCAACATCGATATGATAGGCCGCATTGATCCAAGACTTAAAGATGATCCAAACTACGTGTATTTGATTGGTAGTGATATGCTTTCCCAAGATTTACACGACATGTCTGAAATGGCTCATAAAAAATATAACAGTCCTTTAAAGTTGGATTACAAATACAACGGTAAAGAAGATCCCAACCGTTTTTACTACCGTAGTGATCACTACAACTTTGCCAAAAACGATGTACCTGTAATCTTTTACTTTAATGGAACCCATGAAGATTACCACAGACCTTCAGATACTCCAGATAAAATTGAATACGAACTCTATCAAGACCGCATTCAACTGATCTTTTACACGGCATGGGAATTGGCAAACGCTGAGAAAAGGCCGGCACTGACGGTCACGGATTAAAAACTTAAAAGTTTAGAACTGAGGCAGTCTTTTAGCTGCCTTTTTTGTTTTGGAACTGAGCGAATCTTTTCTTCTATAAAAAGAAATATTCGCTATAAACTTATGATGTTATATTTACTTCATTGTTCACGAATCATAACTCGACGATAACAGATGGAGAAGAATTTCAACCAAATAACCTAAATATTGATTCTAAAATAAGTTTATTACTGGTAGCTATTTATGCTTTACTCAGTTCTTGCTCTGAAGAAAATAATTTGAAGTCTATATCACAAGATTTTGAAGATAATAGAGATTGTTTTGAATCAGTTCTGGAATTTATAGAATCAAAATACATTCCTGTTTATTTAGAAAACAATTATTCTAGACTAGTAATTCATCCTTCAAAAGCTAAAATAAAGGCACGAGGGAACATACGTTACGATAAAATTCTTGATAGCTTATTTAAGAATTATAAACTTCAGACCATAAAGATTAGTAATTCATATTGTAATAGCAACGAAGATTTACAGATTAACTTTACGTTCTCTTCTAATTTTGTTTGGAAACACGACTATTTTGTAATTTATCGATCCTGTGATAAATACACTGAGGCTAGTGGGGAGAACAATAGCTATTCTTATCTAAATATTGACGAAAACTGGACAATTGAAGAAGATAGAAATTCCTTATTTTAATATGCTTTAAGTTACTCACGCTGCCAGCGAGATACACCCAGCATCCACTCAAGATCAAAAATCACAAAACAACAATCTCTGTTGCTCGAACAGAGATTTTTTGAATTCTTGAATTCCCAAAAAATGAAAGTGAATCATAAATAGAAAATGTGGTCTAAATTTTTGATGTTATATTCACTCATTAATCACAGAGTACAACTCCGTGCCAGCCGAAAAGATATTGTTAAGAAAACCAATGGTAACATAGATCTTGAAAAAATATTTTTTTTAGAAGGTAATATAGTCATATTTGTGGCACCTCGAAAAGCCGGTGAATTACTAGTTGTAAAACACTTTTCATAAGGTTTCAGCAAAAAGAAATGATAATATCAGACAGTTCAAATTATAATTACAGCATATCCACTTATGAAGATGGAATTTATATACCTATTGAAATAATATTAGAGGGTTTTCTTGCATATGAAACTATTACAATAGAATATAAAAGTCACAATGGAAGTTTTGTTGAACTATCTTTTTGTAAAGAAAC
This genomic interval from Nonlabens spongiae contains the following:
- a CDS encoding PaaI family thioesterase; translation: MDSKTILDTCNQISKNTLMETLDIEYVDVGEDYLTARMPVTPKVHQPDGVLHGGASVALAESVGSAASYIFLDTEKFIVRGLEISANHTRSVKDGFVYATARFLHKGRTTQLWEIKIKDGKDRLVSICKLTTICLEKNSVKSK
- a CDS encoding alpha/beta hydrolase gives rise to the protein MVRTVSYSHTNSYETVNELTENTKNIWLCFHGLGYLATYFKKYFQSLSTDENYVIVPQAPSKFYQGKDFKHVGASWLTRVDTQQEMKNNLNYINAVLEAEKIQGDQRLILFGYSQGVSIATRFLKNYNDPIKALVLHSGGVPKELTAQDGDHFKSLCYNFYHIMGTKDEYATPERRREELPRLKMLFGTDCEMLEPEIKHIVHVPTLEKIAMQLSS
- a CDS encoding carboxypeptidase-like regulatory domain-containing protein, with the protein product MKYYFILLLTCLLSSQLAFSQEPENNGTEKSMVRGQVLNAKDNQELDNVNIVNLNQVKGTITTPDGRFEIPAKVNDTLFFSYLGFETINVRVTEDWLKYGDVTISMTEKGIALEEVVVKESTLTGYLEIDAKRAPIYNTRRYSINGLNTAYEAGDQEPGAVTKVFNSIFNPADFLYGVFSRKGSEMRKLRQIKKEDEIRNLLQSKFDRETLVSLLGMEKASIDRILTNCQYSKKFIEEANDLQILDAMSECYEEYKVLKK
- a CDS encoding M28 family metallopeptidase, producing MKYLVLASLVLSLATSCGSKKENAKKNIADAPVSSYAESITVDELKEQLYYYASDEMEGRYTGEPGQKRAVEYLKSQYEKMGVSGGMTDGSYFQTIPESYFKRIENDSENVLAFIKGTEMPEEVLVLSAHLDHVGMEDGQVFNGADDDGSGTIALLEIAEAFKKAKDEGYGPKRSILFLHVTAEEIGLHGSRYYSENPVYPLENTIANLNIDMIGRIDPRLKDDPNYVYLIGSDMLSQDLHDMSEMAHKKYNSPLKLDYKYNGKEDPNRFYYRSDHYNFAKNDVPVIFYFNGTHEDYHRPSDTPDKIEYELYQDRIQLIFYTAWELANAEKRPALTVTD
- the rdgB gene encoding RdgB/HAM1 family non-canonical purine NTP pyrophosphatase codes for the protein MKIVFATHNRNKLEEIQQLVPDNIKLVSLDDLGLDEEIPETADTIAGNAIQKVEFLKLRTDLPIFADDTGLLVNALDGEPGVHTARYAGENKDSNDNMRLLLNNLEPFNDRSARFVTAIALEIDGCQNLFEGVCEGTIVNKQQGTMGFGYDPIFQPEGYDITFAEMSMQEKSKISHRAKAFKKLVAYLSEEVNKS
- a CDS encoding isochorismate synthase; the protein is MHFKNIQERIQKLLDADLPFFVFRKGGSTTVQILQQKNLKLHKRQHDTLTCCCFSKFKNNDNQYFIYGEVYDEFTIDFHASIDEFKSDFFGETTLADRLNHMNLVKKGVAAIASGKLEKVVLSRKRDIQTTLSYPQIADRLFKAYPDNHTYFFHHPKVGTWCGSTPEVLLSYSGNILNTVSLAGTALFNAKKDHVWGEKERHEQQIVTDSIVSILKYHGTENVQTDGPKTIRSGDLIHLKTEISAAAKQDQISSILSDLHPTPAVCGLPKDVALDLILEHENYDRAFYTGYFGIISPKESDYYVNLRCMRLKENIATIYAGGGITLQSDPELEFLETENKMKAMMRVL